Below is a genomic region from Candidatus Eremiobacterota bacterium.
CGAAGACCGCGTGCGTCTTCGGGTCGACCGCGAGCGTGTGCACGCCGGGCGCGACGGTCACCGTGTCGAGCTGCTTCGGCGCGGCGCCGCGCTGCAGCTGAAAGCGCGTGATCCCGCCGTCGCCGGCGCAGGCCAGCACGTGCTGCGTCGGGTCGAGGTCGCACTGGTCGAAGCGGCCCGCAGGCAGCTCGCCGAGCTTCTTCCCGCTCGGCGCGTAGGCGCTCATCACCCCGCCGCCCGCGACGACGATCTCGTCGTACTGCGGATCGTACTGCAGCGGGTGGTTGTGCTTGATCTCGGGCGTGGGGATCGTGCGGCTGACCGCCATCGTCGCGGGATCGACCACCGCGATCTCCGAGTCCGAGTCGATGTTCTGGTAGACCTCGTGCGTCTTCGGGTTGATCGCGAGGTACTCGGGCTTGTGGCCGGGGATCGCGATCGTCTTGATCACCTTGAACGTCTTCGCGTCGACGACCCAGATGCGCGTGCCGTCGTCCTCGTCGGCGTAGATGCGGCCGTTCGAAGGATCGTACGCGATCGCGTCCACCGAGCCGCCGACGTCGACGTGGTT
It encodes:
- a CDS encoding YncE family protein; amino-acid sequence: MLTPAMPPQPVPVYSGFDYVTVDAQRRRVYAAHGGSQRLLIVDADSGKVVGQVRVGPVHGVAVDPASGHVYTGTGDNEVSEVDPVALKVVNHVDVGGSVDAIAYDPSNGRIYADEDDGTRIWVVDAKTFKVIKTIAIPGHKPEYLAINPKTHEVYQNIDSDSEIAVVDPATMAVSRTIPTPEIKHNHPLQYDPQYDEIVVAGGGVMSAYAPSGKKLGELPAGRFDQCDLDPTQHVLACAGDGGITRFQLQRGAAPKQLDTVTVAPGVHTLAVDPKTHAVFAVWGDRDGKGDFVQKFTPAP